The Paenibacillus thermoaerophilus DNA window TTGACGAGCTCCTTCATCACGAACGGCTTGAACAGCTCCAGCGCCATTTCCTTCGGCAGGCCGCACTGGTACATCTTGAGGCTCGGGCCGACGACGATAACGGAACGTCCGGAATAGTCGACGCGTTTGCCGAGCAGGTTTTGACGGAAGCGGCCTTGCTTACCTTTCAGCATGTGGCTGAGCGACTTGAGCGGACGGTTGCCGGGACCCGTTACCGGGCGGCCGCGGCGGCCGTTGTCGATCAGCGCGTCCACGGCTTCCTGGAGCATGCGCTTCTCGTTTTGCACGATGATGTCCGGAGCACCCAGATCGAGCAGGCGCTTCAGACGGTTGTTCCGGTTGATGACGCGGCGGTACAGGTCGTTCAGGTCGGACGTTGCGAAGCGTCCGCCGTCCAGCTGCACCATCGGACGAAGCTCCGGCGGGATAACCGGCAGCACGTCCAGCACCATCCATTCCGGACGGTTGCCGGAATTGCGGAACGCCTCCATGACTTCGAGGCGTTTGATCGCCCGGTTGCGGCGCTGGCCTTGGGCGGTTTTCAGCTCTTCCTTCAGCATTTCGACTTCGCGTTCGATGTCGATTTCCTGCAGGAGCTTTTTAACCGCTTCGGCGCCCATGCCCGCCTGGAACGCGTAGCCGTATTTCTCGCGGTAGCTGCGGTATTCTTTTTCCGAGAGCAGTTGCTTCTTCTCCAGCGGCGTATCGCCGGGATCGGTCACGACATACGACGCGAAGTAGATGATCTCCTCGAGGGAGCGCGGCGACATGTCGAGTGCCAGGCCCATCCGGCTCGGGATGCCCTTGAAATACCAGATGTGCGAGACCGGCGCGGCCAGTTCGATATGGCCCATGCGCTCGCGGCGAACCTTCTGGCGGGTAACTTCGACGCCGCAGCGGTCGCACACGACGCCTTTGTAGCGCACGCGCTTGTACTTGCCGCAGTGGCACTCCCAGTCCTTCGTCGGCCCGAAGATTTTTTCGCAGAACAAGCCTTCTTTCTCCGGCTTCAGCGTCCGGTAGTTGATCGTCTCCGGCTTTTTCACTTCGCCGCGCGACCAGGACCGGATTTTGTCCGGAGATGCCAGACCGATTTTCATAAACTCAAAGTTGTTAACGTCTAACAAGGAGCAACCCTCCCGACTGAAATGCTGTTGGCTTACTCGACTCCGACTTCCGCGCCTTCGAGGTTCAGGTTCAGCTTGTCGCTGCCTGCGTCGTCCTCGTCATCCAGCTCTTTCATTTCGATTTCTTCTTCGTTGCCGGCGAGGATTTTGACGTCCATGCCCAAGCTTTGCAATTCCTTGATCAAGACTTTGAACGACTCCGGAACGCCCGGCTCCGGCACGTTCTCGCCTTTGACGATCGCTTCGTATGTCTTAACGCGTCCGACGACGTCGTCGGACTTGACGGTGAGAATTTCCTGCAGGGTATAAGCGGCTCCGTACGCTTCGAGCGCCCATACCTCCATCTCCCCGAACCGCTGGCCGCCGAACTGCGCTTTACCGCCCAGCGGCTGCTGGGTAACGAGCGAGTACGGACCGGTGGAACGGGCGTGGATTTTGTCGTCGACCATGTGCGCCAGCTTGATCATGTACATCACCCCGACCGTGACTTCGCGCTCGAACGGTTCGCCTGTCCGGCCGTCGTACAGAATCGTTTTGCCGTTGCGCTGCATGCCGGCTTCTTCCATCGTGTCGAACACGTCGTCCTCGCGGGCTCCGTCGAAGACCGGGGTCGCCGTGTGAATGCCCAGCAAGCGGGCCGCCATGCCGAGGTGAACCTCCAGCACCTGACCGATGTTCATCCGCGACGGGACGCCCAGCGGGTTCAGCACGACCTGAACCGGCGTGCCGTCCGGCAGGAACGGCATGTCTTCCTCCGGCAAAATCCGTGCGATAACCCCTTTGTTTCCGTGGCGTCCGGCCATCTTGTCGCCTTCGGAAATTTTCCGTTTCTGCGCGATGTAGACGCGGACGAGCTGGTTGACGCCCGGAGGCAGTTCGTCGCCGTTCTCGCGGGTGAACACCTTGACGTCGACGACGATGCCGTCGGTGCCGTGGGGCACGCGCAGGCTCGTGTCGCGCACTTCGCGCGCCTTCTCGCCGAAGATCGCGTGCAGCAGGCGTTCTTCCGCCGTCAGCTCGGTGACGCCCTTCGGCGTAACTTTGCCGACGAGGATGTCCCCTGCGCTGATCTCCGCGCCGACGCGGATAATGCCGCGCTCATCCAGATTCTTGAGCGCGTCTTCGCCCACGTTCGGGATGTCGCGCGTAATCTCTTCCGGTCCGAGCTTCGTGTCGCGCGCTTCGGACTCGTATTCTTCGATATGAATCGACGTATAGACGTCTTCCTTCACCAGCTTCTCGCTCAGCAGGATCGCGTCTTCGTAGTTGTAGCCTTCCCATGTCATAAACGCGACGAGCACGTTGCGGCCGAGCGCGAGCTCGCCCATCTCGGTGGACGGTCCGTCCGCGAGAATGTCGCCGACTTTGACGACTTCGCCCTTGCGGACGATCGGGCGCTGGTTGATACACGTTCCCTGGTTGGAACGCATAAACTTGTGCAAGCGGTACTTGGTGATGTCGCCGTTCACGACGCGTCCGTCGATCGTCTCCTGGCGGCGCACCCATACCTCGTTCGCCGTGACGCGCTCGACGACGCCGTCATACTTCGCCACGACGCAGACGCCGGAATCCTTGGCGGCTTTGTGCTCCATACCCGTGCCGACAAGCGGAGCTTCCGGAACGAGCAGCGGAACCGCCTGGCGCTGCATGTTCGAACCCATGAGCGCACGGTTGGAGTCGTCGTTCTCAAGGAACGGAATCAGCGCGGTCGCCACGGAGACGACTTGCTTCGGCGAGACGTCCATGTAGTCGACGCGCTCGCGCGGCAGCGTCAGGATGTCGTCCTTGAAGCGCACGATGACGTTCTCCTGCACGAACCGTCCTTCTTCGTCCAGCTCGGCGTTCGCCTGCGCGATGACGTAGTTGTCTTCTTCGTCCGCCGTCAAATAGGCGATCTGGTCGGTTACCCGGCCCGTCTTCGGATCGACCCAGCGGTACGGCGCCTCGATAAATCCGTATTCGTTGATCCGCGCGAACGTGGACAACGAGTTGATGAGACCGATATTCGGGCCCTCCGGCGTCTCGATCGGGCACATCCGTCCGTAGTGGGAGTGGTGAACGTCGCGAACCTCGAAGCCCGCGCGTTCCCGCGTCAGACCGCCGGGTCCGAGCGCGGACAGACGGCGCTTGTGCGTCAGTTCGGCAAGCGGGTTCGTCTGATCCATAAACTGCGAGAGCTGCGAGCTGCCGAAGAACTCCTTGATCGCCGCGATAACCGGGCGGATGTTGATGAGCGCCTGCGGCGTAATGAGATTGGCGTCCTGGATCGACATGCGTTCGCGAACGACGCGCTCCATCCGGGACAGACCGATCCGGAACTGATTCTGCAGCAGTTCGCCGACGGAGCGCAGACGACGGTTGCCCAAGTGGTCGATGTCGTCCGTGCTGCCGACGCCGTGCAGCAGATTGATAAAGTAGTTGATCGACGAAATGATATCCGCCGGCGTAATATGTTTGACCGATTTGTCGATGCCGCCGTTGGCGATGACCTTGATCACCTTGCCGTCTTCAAGCGGCGAGAAAATCGAGATGCATTGAACGGGAATCGTCTCGTTGTCGAGCACACCCCCGGACACCTTGTATTGCACGAAGCCGACATCGCTCTCGAGAGCCGGAAGAATCTCGTCCAGCAGGCGGCGGTCGACAACCTGACCGGCTTCCGCAATAATCTCGCCCGTCTTCGGATTCACCAGCGTCTCGGCAAGACGTTGGTTGAACAGACGGTTCTTGATGTGCAGCTTTTTGTTGATCTTGTAGCGGCCGACGTTCGCCAGATCGTAGCGCTTCGGATCGAAGAAGCGGGCGATCAGCAGGTTTTTCGCGTTTTCCAGCGTCGGCGGCTCGCCCGGGCGGAGACGCTCGTAAATCTCGATCAGCGCTTTCTCCGTCGAGTCGGTGTTGTCCTTCTCCAGCGTGTTGCGGATGTACTCGTCATCGCCGAGCAGGTCGATGATTTCGGCATCCGTGCCGAAGCCGAGCGCGCGAAGCAACACGGTCACCGGAATTTTACGGGTGCGGTCGATCCGGACATAGATGATGTCCTTGGCGTCCGTCTCCAGCTCCAACCAAGCCCCGCGGTTCGGAATAACCGTCGCCGTGTAGCTCTTTTTGCCGTTTTTGTCGATTTTCGTGCTGAAATAGACACTCGGAGAGCGCACAAGCTGACTGACAATGACGCGTTCGGCGCCGTTGATGATGAACGTGCCGGTCTCGGTCATCAACGGAAAATCGCCCATGAACACTTCTTGCTCTTTTACCTCGCCCGTCTCGTGGTTGATCAGGCGAACCTTCACACGCAGAGGCGCCGCGTAGGTTACGTCGCGTTCCTTCGACTCGTCGACATCGTACTTGGGCTCGCCGAGGCTATAGTCGATAAACTCCAGCGACAAATTCCCCGTGAAGTCCTGAATCGGGGAAATGTCCTGCAACATCTCGCGCAGACCCTCGTCAAGAAATCCCTGATAGGATTTCTTTTGGATCTCAATGAGGTTGGGAACTTCGAGCACCTCATTAATCCGCGCATACGTCCTCCGATAGCGACGACCAAATCGAGCAAGTTGTCCAGCCAACTTCTCTTCACCCCTTACATCTACTAAAAAGCCTTGAAGCCCGGCCCGAAGGACGAGCAACTCCACCCTACAAAAACCCACAAAAAAAGCAAAAAAGAAAGCACGGGTTTCAAAGAGGATAACCCAGCTTACAGATTATCCCTAAAACCCATCCAGTATACGATAGATCGCAAAATTATTCACAAATTTGCAGAGCCCTATTGACATTTTAGTACGGTAAAGACAATGAGCCCATCTTAATGCTGACATTACATAATAGTATCACATACAATCTGGCGAGTCAACTTTATTTTATCGCCTTAAATACCCGGTATCCTTTGTCCTTGCCCACCTCTTCGACCGAGGCGTACAGCTCTTCCAATCTCGCTTTGGCCGAAGGAGCTCCCTGTTTCTTCTGAATGACGATCCACAGCGATCCGCCCGGAACGAGCTTATCGCGGGCTTCCTCGAAAATGGCATGCACGACCGACTTGCCGGCCCGGATCGGCGGATTCGTTACGACGACGTCGAACTCGCGCCCGGCCACCGCAGACAACCGGTCGCTCGCCAGCGCCTCGGCGTTCGGCAGTCCGTTCGATCGGGCGTTGCGCCGCGCCAGTTCGACCGCCCGCTCGTTAATATCCAGCATCGTTACGCGCGCGGACGGGTCCAGCTTGGCCACAGCCAGACCGATCGGCCCGTAGCCGCAGCCGACATCCAGCACCCGCGCGCCGGGACTCCACTCCAGGCATTCGATCAAAAACCGGCTGCCGTAATCCAAACCGCCCTTCGAGAAAACGCCGCTGTCCGTCGTCAGCCGCAGCGATATCCCCCGAACGGCGATGTCGATTGTCCGCTCATCCCGTGCCGCCCCGGGGTTTTGCGTATAGTAGTGATCCGCCATATCCGAACCTTCCTTCCGCATCGACTATCCGGCCGACCGGCCAAAAAGCGAGGCCCCCTGCTTATACCAGGGAGCCTCGCGTTGATTACTTGACTTCGACTTTCGCGCCAGCTTCTTCGAGCTTCGCTTTGATAGCTTCGGCTTCTTCTTTGGATACTTTTTCTTTAATCGGCTTCGGAGCGTTGTCGACGACTTCTTTCGCTTCTTTCAGGCCCAGGCCCGTCAGCTCGCGAACAACTTTGATCACGTTGATTTTCGAAGCGCCGGCATCCGCCAGGATGACGTCGAACTCCGATTGCTCGGCCACTTCGGCAGCAGCCGCGCCGCCTGCAACAACCGCTACCGGTGCAGCGGCCGTTACGCCGAATTCTTCTTCAATTGCTTTGACCAGTTCGTTCAGTTCCAGAACGGTCATACCTTTAATGGCTTCCAAGATTTGCTCTTTGGACATGAGTTTACCCTCCGTTTATATGGGAATCGATTTAACTTGCCGGATTAAGCTTGAGCGCCTTCTTGCTTTTCGGCAACGGCTTTGACAGCCAGCGCGAAGTTGCGGATCGGCGCTTGCAGAACGCTGAGCAGCATCGACAGCAGACCCTCGCGGGACGGCAGATCGGCCAGCGCTTTGATTTGCGCCGCGTCAACGACGCGACCTTCGACAACGCCGCCTTTAACGGACAGCTTGTCGTTTTTCTTCGCGAATTCCGAGATGATTTTCGCGGCGGCCACGACATCCGATTTGCTGAATGCCACAGCCGTCGGACCCGTCAGAACCGGGTCCAGCTCCGTCAGCTCGGTTTGTGCCGTCGCGCGGCGAATCAGCGTGTTTTTCAAAACGGCGAATTCCACGCCCGCCTCGCGCAACTGACGGCGCAGTTCGGTTACTTGCTTCACGTTCAGACCGCGGTAATCGGCGACGATCGTGCAGGAGCTCTCCCGCAGTTTCGCAGCGACTTCCTGGACAGCCTGTTCTTTTTGAGCGATGATTTTAGCGTTTGCCACGTTGCACACCTCCTGTTCCTTAATGGCCGTGCTCGAACGACATACTCGGGCTTTTCTCCTTCCGGCAAAAAGAAAAGCCTCCGTAGACATCTACGAAGGCGCTCCGTTCTTCAACAAAAACATGAAAAACGATCTATTCGAACACCTCGGCGGGATATTAAGCCGCAAGCGGCACCTGCTGTCTACGGTTCTGTATTCGATTCTAAAAGACCCAAAGAATCATATCACACAGCGTTCCATGCGTCAATCGAAAATGGCTTCCAATTGACGATCAACGATAGGCTTGCGCGTTCACGCGGACGGCCGGACCCATCGTGGAAGAGATGGCGATGTTCTTCAGGTAAACGCCTTTCGCCGCAGCCGGTTTCGCGCGAACGATCGCTTCGATCAGCGCTTTGAAGTTTTCTTGAAGCTTTTCGGCCTCGAAGGAAACTTTACCGATCGGCGCGTGGATTTGACCGGCTTTGTCGAGACGATACTCGATTTTACCGGCTTTGATTTCTTTGACTGCGTTCGCTACGTCAAACGTAACCGTGCCCGCTTTCGGGTTCGGCATGAGGCCTTTGCCCCCGAGCAGACGACCGAGCTTACCGACTTCGCTCATCATATCCGGCGTAGCTACGCAGACGTCGAATTCGAACCAGCCTTGTTGAATTTTGTTGATCAGGTCTTGATCGCCGACATAATCAGCGCCAGCCTGTTCCGCTTCTTTGGCTTTTTCGCCTTTGGCAAATACGAGCACGCGCTTCGTTTTGCCCGTACCGTTCGGAAGAACGACTACGCCGCGAACGTTTTGATCCTGCTTGCGCGGATCGACGCCCAGACGGATCGCCACTTCCACGGTTTCATCAAACTTGGCCGTTGCGGCTTTTTTCACCAGCTCGATCGCTTCCGACGCTTCGTAGAGCGCGTCGGCATCGATCAGCTTCGCCGCTTCTTGATATTTCTTACCGCGTTTCGGCATGATACCGTGTCCTCCTTCATGTGGTGATAACGGGTTTACCCTCCCACTCGGCGTCAGCCGCAGCCGGCGCCGCTCGATCGGGCATGCAGCTCCCCGATCAGTCTTCGATTACAACGCCCATGCTGCGGGCCGTACCTTCGACCATGCGCATTGCCGCTTCGACGGATGCCGCATTCAGGTCAGGCATTTTTTGCTCGGCGATCTCGCGAATTTTCGCGCGTTTAACCGTAGCCACTTTCTTCTTGTTCGGTTCGCCCGAACCTTTCTCGATACCGGCCGCAACGCGAAGCAGTACCGCTGCCGGCGGA harbors:
- a CDS encoding class I SAM-dependent methyltransferase, translated to MADHYYTQNPGAARDERTIDIAVRGISLRLTTDSGVFSKGGLDYGSRFLIECLEWSPGARVLDVGCGYGPIGLAVAKLDPSARVTMLDINERAVELARRNARSNGLPNAEALASDRLSAVAGREFDVVVTNPPIRAGKSVVHAIFEEARDKLVPGGSLWIVIQKKQGAPSAKARLEELYASVEEVGKDKGYRVFKAIK
- the rplJ gene encoding 50S ribosomal protein L10, whose product is MANAKIIAQKEQAVQEVAAKLRESSCTIVADYRGLNVKQVTELRRQLREAGVEFAVLKNTLIRRATAQTELTELDPVLTGPTAVAFSKSDVVAAAKIISEFAKKNDKLSVKGGVVEGRVVDAAQIKALADLPSREGLLSMLLSVLQAPIRNFALAVKAVAEKQEGAQA
- the rplA gene encoding 50S ribosomal protein L1, producing the protein MPKRGKKYQEAAKLIDADALYEASEAIELVKKAATAKFDETVEVAIRLGVDPRKQDQNVRGVVVLPNGTGKTKRVLVFAKGEKAKEAEQAGADYVGDQDLINKIQQGWFEFDVCVATPDMMSEVGKLGRLLGGKGLMPNPKAGTVTFDVANAVKEIKAGKIEYRLDKAGQIHAPIGKVSFEAEKLQENFKALIEAIVRAKPAAAKGVYLKNIAISSTMGPAVRVNAQAYR
- the rpoB gene encoding DNA-directed RNA polymerase subunit beta — protein: MAGQLARFGRRYRRTYARINEVLEVPNLIEIQKKSYQGFLDEGLREMLQDISPIQDFTGNLSLEFIDYSLGEPKYDVDESKERDVTYAAPLRVKVRLINHETGEVKEQEVFMGDFPLMTETGTFIINGAERVIVSQLVRSPSVYFSTKIDKNGKKSYTATVIPNRGAWLELETDAKDIIYVRIDRTRKIPVTVLLRALGFGTDAEIIDLLGDDEYIRNTLEKDNTDSTEKALIEIYERLRPGEPPTLENAKNLLIARFFDPKRYDLANVGRYKINKKLHIKNRLFNQRLAETLVNPKTGEIIAEAGQVVDRRLLDEILPALESDVGFVQYKVSGGVLDNETIPVQCISIFSPLEDGKVIKVIANGGIDKSVKHITPADIISSINYFINLLHGVGSTDDIDHLGNRRLRSVGELLQNQFRIGLSRMERVVRERMSIQDANLITPQALINIRPVIAAIKEFFGSSQLSQFMDQTNPLAELTHKRRLSALGPGGLTRERAGFEVRDVHHSHYGRMCPIETPEGPNIGLINSLSTFARINEYGFIEAPYRWVDPKTGRVTDQIAYLTADEEDNYVIAQANAELDEEGRFVQENVIVRFKDDILTLPRERVDYMDVSPKQVVSVATALIPFLENDDSNRALMGSNMQRQAVPLLVPEAPLVGTGMEHKAAKDSGVCVVAKYDGVVERVTANEVWVRRQETIDGRVVNGDITKYRLHKFMRSNQGTCINQRPIVRKGEVVKVGDILADGPSTEMGELALGRNVLVAFMTWEGYNYEDAILLSEKLVKEDVYTSIHIEEYESEARDTKLGPEEITRDIPNVGEDALKNLDERGIIRVGAEISAGDILVGKVTPKGVTELTAEERLLHAIFGEKAREVRDTSLRVPHGTDGIVVDVKVFTRENGDELPPGVNQLVRVYIAQKRKISEGDKMAGRHGNKGVIARILPEEDMPFLPDGTPVQVVLNPLGVPSRMNIGQVLEVHLGMAARLLGIHTATPVFDGAREDDVFDTMEEAGMQRNGKTILYDGRTGEPFEREVTVGVMYMIKLAHMVDDKIHARSTGPYSLVTQQPLGGKAQFGGQRFGEMEVWALEAYGAAYTLQEILTVKSDDVVGRVKTYEAIVKGENVPEPGVPESFKVLIKELQSLGMDVKILAGNEEEIEMKELDDEDDAGSDKLNLNLEGAEVGVE
- the rplL gene encoding 50S ribosomal protein L7/L12; this encodes MSKEQILEAIKGMTVLELNELVKAIEEEFGVTAAAPVAVVAGGAAAAEVAEQSEFDVILADAGASKINVIKVVRELTGLGLKEAKEVVDNAPKPIKEKVSKEEAEAIKAKLEEAGAKVEVK